One genomic window of Channa argus isolate prfri chromosome 5, Channa argus male v1.0, whole genome shotgun sequence includes the following:
- the LOC137127335 gene encoding protein unc-119 homolog B-like isoform X2: MSRTKARNDAPVADNVSGHAAAAPPRAAKTGGGVLKRLKSRRSQLETRPVTEEDLRTQTGPITPEDVLGLSVATREDDEENREADASAGRFVRYQFTPAFLRLRTVGATVEFTVGNRPLNNFRMIERHYFREQLLKSFDFDFGFCIPNSRNTCEHIYEFPQLSESLVRQMVECPCETRSDSFYFVENRLVMHNKADYAYNGGQ; encoded by the exons ATGAGCCGAACCAAAGCCCGCAACGACGCGCCTGTTGCTGATAACGTCTCCGGGCACGCCGCTGCGGCTCCTCCGCGGGCGGCCAAGACTGGCGGAGGAGTTCTGAAGAGGCTCAAGTCTCGGCGGAGCCAGTTGGAAACCAGGCCCGTCACGGAGGAAGACCTGCGGACACAGACTGGACCCATCACACCGGAGGATGTGTTAGGACTGAGTGTGGCTACGCGAg AGGATGATGAGGAGAACAGAGAGGCAGATGCCAGCGCGGGCCGATTTGTACGCTACCAGTTCACTCCAGCCTTTCTGCGACTGAGGACTGTGGGAGCTAC GGTGGAATTCACAGTTGGAAACCGGCCTCTAAACAACTTCCGCATGATTGAAAGACACTATTTCCGTGAACAGCTGCTGAAGagctttgactttgactttggtttctgcatcccaaacagCCGTAATACCTGCGAGCACATCTATGAGTTTCCTCAGCTGTCTGAGAGCCTGG TCCGTCAGATGGTGGAGTGCCCTTGTGAGACCCGATCAGACAGCTTCTATTTTGTCGAAAACAGACTGGTCATGCACAACAAGGCAGACTATGCCTATAACGGAGGGCAGTGA
- the LOC137127335 gene encoding protein unc-119 homolog B-like isoform X1, translated as MSRTKARNDAPVADNVSGHAAAAPPRAAKTGGGVLKRLKSRRSQLETRPVTEEDLRTQTGPITPEDVLGLSVATRGYLCKPEDNIYNIDFVRFKIRDLETGTVLFEIAKPPNTEDDEENREADASAGRFVRYQFTPAFLRLRTVGATVEFTVGNRPLNNFRMIERHYFREQLLKSFDFDFGFCIPNSRNTCEHIYEFPQLSESLVRQMVECPCETRSDSFYFVENRLVMHNKADYAYNGGQ; from the exons ATGAGCCGAACCAAAGCCCGCAACGACGCGCCTGTTGCTGATAACGTCTCCGGGCACGCCGCTGCGGCTCCTCCGCGGGCGGCCAAGACTGGCGGAGGAGTTCTGAAGAGGCTCAAGTCTCGGCGGAGCCAGTTGGAAACCAGGCCCGTCACGGAGGAAGACCTGCGGACACAGACTGGACCCATCACACCGGAGGATGTGTTAGGACTGAGTGTGGCTACGCGAg GCTACCTCTGTAAACCTGAGGACAATATTTATAACATTGACTTTGTGCGCTTTAAGATCAGAGACCTGGAGACTGGTACTGTCCTGTTTGAGATTGCCAAACCCCCAAATACAG AGGATGATGAGGAGAACAGAGAGGCAGATGCCAGCGCGGGCCGATTTGTACGCTACCAGTTCACTCCAGCCTTTCTGCGACTGAGGACTGTGGGAGCTAC GGTGGAATTCACAGTTGGAAACCGGCCTCTAAACAACTTCCGCATGATTGAAAGACACTATTTCCGTGAACAGCTGCTGAAGagctttgactttgactttggtttctgcatcccaaacagCCGTAATACCTGCGAGCACATCTATGAGTTTCCTCAGCTGTCTGAGAGCCTGG TCCGTCAGATGGTGGAGTGCCCTTGTGAGACCCGATCAGACAGCTTCTATTTTGTCGAAAACAGACTGGTCATGCACAACAAGGCAGACTATGCCTATAACGGAGGGCAGTGA
- the LOC137127335 gene encoding protein unc-119 homolog B-like isoform X3, with protein MSRTKARNDAPVADNVSGHAAAAPPRAAKTGGGVLKRLKSRRSQLETRPVTEEDLRTQTGPITPEDVLGLSVATRGYLCKPEDNIYNIDFVRFKIRDLETGTVLFEIAKPPNTEDDEENREADASAGRFVRYQFTPAFLRLRTVGATRNTCEHIYEFPQLSESLVRQMVECPCETRSDSFYFVENRLVMHNKADYAYNGGQ; from the exons ATGAGCCGAACCAAAGCCCGCAACGACGCGCCTGTTGCTGATAACGTCTCCGGGCACGCCGCTGCGGCTCCTCCGCGGGCGGCCAAGACTGGCGGAGGAGTTCTGAAGAGGCTCAAGTCTCGGCGGAGCCAGTTGGAAACCAGGCCCGTCACGGAGGAAGACCTGCGGACACAGACTGGACCCATCACACCGGAGGATGTGTTAGGACTGAGTGTGGCTACGCGAg GCTACCTCTGTAAACCTGAGGACAATATTTATAACATTGACTTTGTGCGCTTTAAGATCAGAGACCTGGAGACTGGTACTGTCCTGTTTGAGATTGCCAAACCCCCAAATACAG AGGATGATGAGGAGAACAGAGAGGCAGATGCCAGCGCGGGCCGATTTGTACGCTACCAGTTCACTCCAGCCTTTCTGCGACTGAGGACTGTGGGAGCTAC CCGTAATACCTGCGAGCACATCTATGAGTTTCCTCAGCTGTCTGAGAGCCTGG TCCGTCAGATGGTGGAGTGCCCTTGTGAGACCCGATCAGACAGCTTCTATTTTGTCGAAAACAGACTGGTCATGCACAACAAGGCAGACTATGCCTATAACGGAGGGCAGTGA